The genomic window ATGACCATCCTCAACAGCTTCGAGCTGATGCCCAAGGGACAAAGCTACGCGCTGCCGGGCATGGTGCGCGTGCTGTTCCACGAGCCGCTCGACCCGGCGAAGTTCAGCGACAAGGACCAGTTGATGGCGGCGGTGCGCAGCGCGATCGCGGCGCCGCTGCCGGAACAGAGAAGGTAGGAGCGCCGGCCTCCGGCCGGCAGGACCGGCGGCAGCTTGCCGCCGGCAAGGAGGAAAGGTGGCCGACAAAGTTCACTTCGAGCGTTCGCAACCCATCCTGCGGGTGGAAGACATGCAGCGTGCGCTGCACTTCTATCTCGGCAAGCTGGGGTTCAAGAAAGCCGAGTGGAGCACCAACGACTTCGCGATGGTCGAGCGCGACGGCGCGTCCATGTACCTCTGCCGCAGTGCGCAGGGAAAAGGCGGCGCGTGGGTGTGGCTCGGCGTGGACGACGCGCGCAAGCTGCACGAGCAGCTCAAGGCCGCGGGGGCGAAGATCATCCTGCCGCCGACCAACTACCAGTGGGCGCTGGAGTTCCAGGTGGAAGACCCGGACGGCAACGTGCTGCGGCTGGGGTCGGAGCCGGAGTAGCTATTTCGGATGGACGTCGACCGCCCACTGCACCGCGCCGGCGTCGGAGATGCGCACCTCGATGACGCCGGTGGAGTCCTTCTCGACGCGCGGGCCCTTGGCGCTGTGGAGCTGGTTTGCGGAATCGTAGAAGCGGAGCGTGAGGTCGGCGGAGTCGGGGATGGGGACGTTGCGCTCGCGCGTCTCGCCGGGGCGCAGCTCGGCGACGCCGAACATGCGTCCGTAGTTCAGCTCGACCTCAGTCACGGGCTTCGTCCCGACATTCTTGATGCGGACGATGGCGCGCGGGGAAGAGCAGGCCAAGAGCAGCAAGACAAAAGCCAACCACAAAGGACACAAAGTACGCACCAAGGTCCTCCGTGAGGCCCTTCGTGAAACCCTTGTGCCCTTTGTGGTGTGGCTTTTCAGGAGTCTTCTTCTCAAAACTTCTTTTCGATGATGCGCGCGCTCACCACGACGCCGGGCTCGCCGCCGGCCAGTTTGAGCGGGAAGACGAGCACGTTCCAGACGTAGCGCGGGTTCTTCTTGGGCAGGTGCGGGATGCCGCGCATGCCGCGGTCGATGTAGGTCTCGCGCGTCTCGGCGACGGTCTTCACGATCTCGCGCCACTCCTCGGCGAGCTCCGGGAAGCTCTCGAACAGGTTCTTGCCGACGAACCAGTCGCGCTTCTTCTCGAACAGGCTGGCGAAGTAATCGTTGACGTACTGCCAGTCGCCGGCGGCGTCGAGGATCTCGAGCGCGACGTCGTCGCCCATGGCCATGGAGATGCGCGAGTAGTAGAAGTCGCGGGCGTCGACCACGACGGGCTTGCCGCGCTTCTTGGCTTCGAAGCTGCGGAGCGCGGCGATCAGGTCGTCGGTCGAGCTGTAGCCCTTGAGCAGGTGCATGTCGGCGATGCCGCCGAACTTCCGCTCCAGCGTGGCCGACAGGATGATGATGGGCACCTGCGGGCGCTTCTTGCGGAGTGAGTCGGCGACGTCGGTGCCGAACTTGCCCGCGCCCAGGTGGTAGTCGAGGACGGCGATGTCGATCTCGTGCAGCTTGGCCTCGGCCTCTTCGATGGAGGCTGCCGTCACGGCTTCGTAGCCGTGCTGGCGGATGATGGTCGAGCGCAAGAGAAGGTTTTCTTCGCGGTCGTCGAGCAGCAGCACGCGGATGGGCTTGGGGTCGTTGCGCGCGACGACGCGCAGTCCCGGTCCCTTGGGCTCGTCGGGCATCAGTCCTTGCCTCCGCGCAGCTTCTTCGCCAGCTCGGGCAGTTTATTGAAGATGGCGACCGCGCGCAGCCATTGCCGGTTCTCGATCGCGGGGTAGCCGGAGACGACCTTGCCGGCCTCGACGTCGTTGGGGATGCCGCTCTGCGCGGTGGCGACGGCGCCGTCGCCGATCTTGCAGTGGCCCGCGACGCCGACCTGGCCGGCGAGGATGACGTTCTTGCCGACCTCGGTGGACCCGGCCAATCCGACCTGGGCGCACAGCAGCGTGTTCTCGCCCACCGACGAGCCGTGGCCGACCTGCACGAGGTTGTCGACCTTCGCGCCCTCGGCGACGCGGGTCTCGCCCACCGAGGCGCGGTCGATGCAGGCGTTCGCCTGGACTTCCACGTTCGAGGCGATGACCACGCGGCCCGACTGCACGATCTTGTGCCACTTGCCGGCGTCGTCCTTGGCGAAGCCGAAGCCGTCGGCGCCGATGACCACGCCGTTCTGCAGGATGACGTTGTCGCCGAGCTCGCAGTGCTCGCGCACCACCGCGTGCGCGTGCGCGAAGAAGTTCCTGCCGATCCTGGCGCCGCGGTAGATCACGACGTGGGCGAGCAGCGTGGCGTGGTCGCCGATGGTCACGTCTTCCTGGACGATGACGTAGGGGCCGACGTGAGCATTCTTGCCGAGCTTCGCCGACTGGTGCACGCGCGCCGTCGGGTCGATGCCGGGCGCGTACTGCGGCGGCTGGTAGAAGAGTTCGATGGCCCTGGCGAAGGCAAGATACGGGTTCCTGGTGCGCAGCGTCGGCTTGTCGAGGGCTGGGAAGTTCTCGTCGACGATGACGGCGGAGGCCTGCGTGGTCTTGGCGGCGGCCGCGTACTTGGGGTTGGCGACGAAGGTAAGGTGCCCGTGCGCGGCTTCCTCGATGCCGGCGACGCCGGTGATCTCGGCGTCCGCTCCGTCGAGACGCGCTCCTAGCTTGGCGGCGATGGCAGAGAGCTTCATCGCGAACCAGCGATTCTAACGGAGGAGGGAGGATGTGGCGAGAGAAGGGAGGAAACGCGACCACGGATTCCGGTAAACCTGAAGATGCGACAACCTGCTAGTGCGCCAGTCCCGCACAGCGGGACGGCATTCGTAAGCCCAGCACGTAAGTGCTGGGAGAGCGGTTCCCCATTCCGGCAGAGTCCCTTCAGGGACGGCACTAGAAACCGTCGCCGGCCTTGATGCCTGCTGCCCG from Terriglobales bacterium includes these protein-coding regions:
- a CDS encoding VOC family protein encodes the protein MADKVHFERSQPILRVEDMQRALHFYLGKLGFKKAEWSTNDFAMVERDGASMYLCRSAQGKGGAWVWLGVDDARKLHEQLKAAGAKIILPPTNYQWALEFQVEDPDGNVLRLGSEPE
- a CDS encoding response regulator gives rise to the protein MPDEPKGPGLRVVARNDPKPIRVLLLDDREENLLLRSTIIRQHGYEAVTAASIEEAEAKLHEIDIAVLDYHLGAGKFGTDVADSLRKKRPQVPIIILSATLERKFGGIADMHLLKGYSSTDDLIAALRSFEAKKRGKPVVVDARDFYYSRISMAMGDDVALEILDAAGDWQYVNDYFASLFEKKRDWFVGKNLFESFPELAEEWREIVKTVAETRETYIDRGMRGIPHLPKKNPRYVWNVLVFPLKLAGGEPGVVVSARIIEKKF
- the lpxD gene encoding UDP-3-O-(3-hydroxymyristoyl)glucosamine N-acyltransferase → MKLSAIAAKLGARLDGADAEITGVAGIEEAAHGHLTFVANPKYAAAAKTTQASAVIVDENFPALDKPTLRTRNPYLAFARAIELFYQPPQYAPGIDPTARVHQSAKLGKNAHVGPYVIVQEDVTIGDHATLLAHVVIYRGARIGRNFFAHAHAVVREHCELGDNVILQNGVVIGADGFGFAKDDAGKWHKIVQSGRVVIASNVEVQANACIDRASVGETRVAEGAKVDNLVQVGHGSSVGENTLLCAQVGLAGSTEVGKNVILAGQVGVAGHCKIGDGAVATAQSGIPNDVEAGKVVSGYPAIENRQWLRAVAIFNKLPELAKKLRGGKD